The Azospirillum brasilense genome window below encodes:
- the pdeM gene encoding ligase-associated DNA damage response endonuclease PdeM, translating into MDTTMTLRGAALAPDASGALVWPAERTLVVADLHLEKGSAFAARGRMLPPYDTRATLGRLADLVERLAPERVICLGDSFHDRRAASRMEAGDVARLRDLTGRVADWLWVTGNHDPEPPEGFGGRILDELALGPLTFRHEAVPGAVGELSGHLHPVAAVVVPGRRVRERCFAFDGGKLILPAFGAFAGGLNVLDPAVSGLLAARFEVHLLARGKVHRFPRSRLSPDKA; encoded by the coding sequence ATGGACACGACGATGACCCTGCGGGGCGCCGCCCTGGCCCCCGATGCCTCCGGCGCGCTGGTCTGGCCGGCGGAGCGGACGCTGGTGGTCGCCGACCTGCATCTGGAAAAGGGCTCCGCCTTCGCGGCGCGCGGGCGGATGCTGCCGCCCTACGACACGCGGGCGACGCTCGGACGGTTGGCGGATCTGGTGGAGCGGTTGGCCCCGGAGCGGGTGATCTGCCTCGGCGACAGCTTCCACGACCGCCGGGCGGCGAGCCGCATGGAGGCGGGGGACGTGGCGCGGCTGCGCGACCTGACCGGACGGGTGGCGGACTGGCTGTGGGTCACCGGCAACCACGATCCGGAACCGCCGGAGGGGTTCGGCGGGCGAATCCTGGACGAGCTGGCGCTCGGCCCGCTGACCTTCCGGCACGAGGCGGTGCCCGGCGCGGTGGGCGAATTGTCGGGGCATCTGCACCCGGTGGCCGCCGTCGTGGTGCCGGGCCGGCGGGTGCGGGAGCGCTGCTTCGCCTTCGACGGGGGAAAGCTGATCCTGCCGGCCTTCGGGGCCTTCGCGGGCGGGCTGAACGTGCTGGACCCGGCGGTGTCCGGCCTGCTGGCGGCGCGGTTCGAGGTGCATCTGCTGGCCCGCGGCAAGGTCCACCGCTTCCCGCGCAGCCGCCTCTCTCCCGACAAAGCGTAA
- a CDS encoding fasciclin domain-containing protein, translating to MSRLSRLLTAATVALPLSLAAISAKAADIVDTAVAAGQFKTLVQAVQAAGLADTLKGNGPFTVFAPTDEAFAKLPAGTVENLLKPENREKLRSVLTYHVVSGKVTSADIAGKTASPKTVQGTTVDIDATKGGVMVDNAKVVKPDIMASNGVIHVIDTVMMPN from the coding sequence ATGTCCCGCCTGTCACGCCTGCTGACCGCCGCCACCGTCGCCCTGCCGCTGTCCCTCGCCGCCATATCCGCGAAGGCGGCGGACATCGTGGACACCGCCGTCGCGGCGGGCCAGTTCAAGACGCTGGTTCAGGCCGTCCAGGCCGCCGGGCTCGCGGACACGCTGAAGGGCAACGGTCCCTTCACCGTCTTCGCCCCGACCGACGAGGCCTTCGCCAAGCTGCCGGCCGGCACCGTCGAAAATCTTTTGAAACCGGAGAACCGCGAGAAGCTCCGCTCCGTACTCACCTATCATGTGGTGTCCGGCAAGGTGACTTCGGCCGATATCGCCGGCAAGACGGCATCGCCGAAGACCGTGCAGGGCACCACCGTGGACATCGACGCGACGAAGGGCGGCGTGATGGTGGACAACGCGAAGGTCGTGAAGCCCGACATCATGGCGTCCAACGGCGTCATCCACGTGATCGATACGGTCATGATGCCGAACTGA
- a CDS encoding cryptochrome/photolyase family protein, which translates to MTTDQSPILVWFRNDLRLADNPALSAAAEDGAPVIPVYIREKDAHDPWLPGAASRWWLHGSLERLGKALAKLGSPLVLRSGDPAAVLAALAEETGADTVLCNRRAGPTAIARDRRVGERLSARGVTVHPHNAALLFEPGSIRTKSDTPFRVFTPFWKALLSMPEPPHPTHAPGKLTPPAKPVSSESLKDWGLLPTAPDWAGGLRERWEPGEEAARERLADFLDGPVAAYPAERDRPDHDGTSAMSPHLAFGEIGPRQIWHATRHAADQRHELAAGAEAFLRELGWREFNHHLLREEPGIPDTPLDARFARFPWRTDKAGLRAWQRGRTGYPIVDAGMRQLWQTGWMHNRVRMIVGSFLIKDLLIPWQEGEAWFWDTLVDADIANNAGNWQWVAGCGADAAPFFRVFNPILQGEKFDPEGNYVRRYVPELEKLPNRWIHKPWEAPDEALRQAGVKLGKDYPRPIVDHGTARDRALAAFQEIKKAGD; encoded by the coding sequence ATGACGACCGATCAATCCCCCATCCTCGTCTGGTTCCGCAACGATCTTCGCCTTGCCGACAACCCGGCGCTCAGCGCCGCGGCGGAGGATGGGGCGCCGGTCATCCCGGTCTACATCCGCGAGAAGGACGCCCACGATCCCTGGCTTCCCGGCGCCGCCTCCCGCTGGTGGCTGCACGGCAGTTTGGAGCGGCTGGGCAAGGCGCTGGCCAAGCTCGGTTCGCCCCTGGTGCTGCGCAGCGGCGACCCCGCCGCCGTTCTGGCGGCGCTGGCGGAAGAGACCGGCGCCGACACCGTGCTGTGCAACCGCCGCGCCGGCCCCACCGCCATCGCCCGCGATCGCCGGGTGGGCGAGCGGCTGAGCGCCCGCGGGGTGACGGTGCACCCCCACAACGCCGCTCTGCTCTTTGAGCCGGGGAGCATTCGCACCAAGTCGGACACGCCCTTCCGGGTGTTCACGCCTTTCTGGAAGGCCCTGCTGTCCATGCCGGAACCGCCCCACCCCACCCACGCGCCGGGCAAGCTGACGCCGCCGGCCAAGCCGGTGTCCAGCGAGTCGCTGAAGGACTGGGGCCTGCTGCCCACCGCGCCGGACTGGGCCGGCGGCCTGCGCGAACGCTGGGAGCCCGGCGAGGAGGCGGCGCGCGAGCGTCTGGCCGATTTCCTGGACGGTCCGGTCGCCGCCTATCCGGCGGAGCGCGACCGCCCGGACCATGACGGGACCTCCGCGATGTCGCCGCACCTCGCCTTCGGGGAGATCGGGCCGCGGCAGATCTGGCACGCCACCCGCCACGCCGCCGACCAGCGGCATGAACTGGCCGCCGGCGCCGAAGCCTTCCTGCGGGAACTCGGCTGGCGGGAGTTCAACCACCATCTTCTGCGCGAGGAGCCGGGCATTCCGGACACGCCGCTGGACGCGCGCTTCGCCCGTTTCCCCTGGCGGACCGACAAGGCGGGCCTGCGCGCGTGGCAGCGCGGGCGCACCGGCTACCCCATCGTGGACGCCGGCATGCGGCAGCTCTGGCAGACCGGCTGGATGCACAACCGCGTGCGCATGATCGTCGGCTCCTTCCTCATCAAGGACCTGCTGATCCCCTGGCAGGAGGGCGAGGCCTGGTTCTGGGACACGCTGGTCGACGCCGACATCGCCAACAACGCCGGCAACTGGCAATGGGTGGCCGGCTGCGGCGCCGACGCCGCCCCCTTCTTCCGCGTCTTCAACCCGATCCTCCAGGGCGAAAAGTTCGACCCGGAGGGCAACTATGTCCGACGCTACGTGCCGGAACTGGAAAAGCTGCCCAACCGCTGGATCCACAAGCCGTGGGAGGCGCCGGACGAGGCGCTGCGGCAGGCGGGGGTCAAACTCGGCAAGGACTACCCGCGGCCGATCGTCGACCACGGCACCGCCCGTGACCGCGCGCTGGCCGCCTTCCAGGAGATCAAGAAAGCCGGCGATTGA
- a CDS encoding PhoX family protein produces MDTHDLPQKGTKYLTFEGREDIGSNPSENPTMGDVINARLGRRDMMRGMLSGAAVSALIGPAALLSPTRGAEAAVTGAPRPAKASFSFQEVAHGVDADHHVASGYNADILIRWGDPVVPGAPAFDPMNQTAEAQSKQFGYNNDFVGYAPLPLGSRSPDRALLCVNHEYTDEEVMFPGVGVEQQKDKFARMTKALVDIEMAAHGGTVVEIRKVRGKWVTVADSRYNRRITGETACAITGPAAGHALMKTSYDPTGTMVRGMLNNCSGGMTPWGTWLSAEENFNGYFWGKVEDTNPNAKVLKRYGFPGEWYNWGVHHDRFDIAKEPNESNRFGWIVEIDPYDPTSTPKKRTALGRFKHEACQIALGKDGTVVAYTGDDERFDYVYKFVAAKKFDPRNRAANMDILETGTLYVAKFKADASVEWLPLVHGQGPLTAEKGFPDQATVLINARLAADALGATKMDRPEDIEVNAVTGKVYVILTNNSRRKPEQVDATNPRAENNWGHIVEILPDNGNHAATKAEWTILVRGGNPADGTVGAQFHADTSANGWFSCPDNAAVDHRGRLWITTDQGENWKKASGTADGVWAVETEGNLRGLSKMFYRVPVGAEMCGPCFTTDDKTLFVAVQHPATDGVDQWEGFKGKLSSFEDPATRWPDFKPNMPPRPSVVAITKKDGGVIGL; encoded by the coding sequence ATGGACACGCATGACCTGCCCCAGAAGGGCACCAAGTATCTGACCTTCGAGGGCCGCGAGGACATCGGCTCCAACCCGTCCGAAAACCCGACCATGGGCGACGTCATCAACGCCCGCCTCGGCCGCCGCGACATGATGCGCGGCATGCTGAGCGGGGCCGCGGTCAGCGCCCTGATCGGCCCGGCCGCCCTGCTCTCCCCGACCCGCGGGGCCGAGGCCGCCGTGACCGGCGCCCCGCGCCCGGCCAAGGCCAGCTTCTCCTTCCAGGAAGTGGCGCACGGCGTGGACGCCGACCATCACGTGGCATCCGGCTACAACGCCGACATCCTGATCCGCTGGGGCGACCCGGTGGTGCCCGGCGCGCCGGCCTTCGACCCGATGAACCAGACCGCCGAGGCGCAGTCGAAGCAGTTCGGCTACAACAACGACTTCGTCGGCTACGCCCCGCTGCCGCTCGGCTCGCGGTCGCCGGACCGCGCCCTGCTCTGCGTGAACCACGAATACACCGACGAGGAGGTCATGTTCCCCGGCGTCGGCGTGGAGCAGCAGAAGGACAAGTTCGCCCGCATGACCAAGGCGCTGGTGGACATCGAGATGGCCGCCCACGGCGGCACCGTCGTCGAGATCCGCAAGGTCAGGGGCAAGTGGGTGACGGTGGCGGACTCCCGCTACAACCGCCGCATCACCGGCGAGACGGCTTGCGCCATCACCGGCCCGGCCGCCGGCCACGCCCTGATGAAGACCAGCTACGACCCGACCGGCACCATGGTCCGCGGCATGCTGAACAACTGCTCCGGCGGCATGACGCCCTGGGGCACCTGGCTGTCGGCGGAAGAGAACTTCAACGGCTATTTCTGGGGCAAGGTCGAGGACACCAACCCGAACGCCAAGGTGCTGAAGCGCTACGGCTTCCCCGGCGAATGGTACAACTGGGGCGTCCACCACGACCGCTTCGACATCGCCAAGGAGCCGAACGAGTCCAACCGCTTCGGCTGGATCGTCGAGATCGACCCCTACGACCCGACCTCGACCCCGAAGAAGCGCACGGCGCTCGGCCGCTTCAAGCATGAGGCCTGCCAGATCGCGCTCGGCAAGGACGGCACCGTGGTCGCCTACACCGGCGACGACGAGCGCTTCGACTATGTCTACAAGTTCGTCGCGGCGAAGAAGTTCGATCCAAGGAACCGCGCCGCCAACATGGACATCCTGGAGACCGGGACGCTCTACGTGGCGAAGTTCAAGGCCGACGCCTCGGTCGAATGGCTGCCGCTGGTCCACGGCCAGGGCCCGCTGACGGCCGAGAAGGGCTTCCCCGACCAGGCCACCGTCCTGATCAACGCCCGCCTCGCCGCCGACGCGCTGGGCGCCACCAAGATGGACCGCCCGGAGGACATCGAGGTCAACGCGGTGACCGGCAAGGTCTACGTCATCCTCACCAACAACTCCCGCCGCAAGCCGGAGCAGGTGGACGCGACCAACCCGCGCGCCGAGAACAACTGGGGCCACATCGTCGAGATCCTGCCGGACAACGGCAACCACGCCGCGACCAAGGCGGAATGGACGATCCTGGTGCGCGGCGGCAACCCGGCGGACGGGACGGTCGGCGCGCAGTTCCACGCCGACACCTCGGCCAACGGCTGGTTCTCCTGCCCCGACAACGCGGCGGTGGACCACCGCGGCCGCCTGTGGATCACCACCGACCAGGGCGAGAACTGGAAGAAGGCGTCCGGTACCGCCGACGGCGTCTGGGCCGTGGAAACCGAGGGCAACCTGCGCGGCCTGTCCAAGATGTTCTACCGCGTGCCGGTGGGCGCCGAGATGTGCGGCCCCTGCTTCACCACCGACGACAAGACCCTGTTCGTCGCCGTGCAGCACCCGGCCACCGACGGCGTCGATCAGTGGGAAGGCTTCAAGGGCAAGCTTTCCTCCTTCGAGGACCCGGCGACCCGCTGGCCCGACTTCAAGCCCAACATGCCGCCGCGCCCGTCGGTGGTCGCCATCACCAAGAAGGACGGCGGTGTGATCGGTCTCTGA
- a CDS encoding Fur family transcriptional regulator produces the protein MTTDPHSTAGPASRHGHDHAHCIADALTRADALCAERGARLTALRRQVLELVWNSHKPRGAYAILEDLSQREGKATAPLTVYRALEFLVEHGLVHRIESLNAYIGCAAPGAVHSGQFLVCETCGNAVEIDDPRIRAAIGTIATEHGFQVSRPTVEVRGTCTDCQEKTP, from the coding sequence ATGACCACCGATCCCCATTCCACCGCCGGCCCGGCCTCCCGCCACGGGCACGACCACGCGCATTGCATCGCCGACGCGCTGACACGCGCCGACGCCCTGTGCGCGGAGCGCGGCGCCCGGCTGACCGCGCTCCGCCGGCAGGTGCTGGAGCTGGTCTGGAACAGCCACAAGCCGCGCGGCGCCTACGCCATCCTGGAGGACCTCAGCCAGCGCGAGGGCAAGGCCACCGCCCCGCTGACCGTCTACCGCGCGCTGGAGTTCCTGGTGGAGCACGGGCTGGTCCACCGCATCGAGTCGCTGAACGCCTACATCGGCTGCGCCGCGCCGGGGGCCGTCCATTCCGGGCAGTTCCTGGTGTGCGAGACCTGCGGCAACGCCGTGGAGATCGACGACCCGCGCATCCGCGCCGCCATCGGCACCATCGCCACCGAACATGGTTTCCAGGTCAGCCGCCCCACCGTCGAGGTGCGCGGCACATGCACCGACTGCCAGGAGAAGACCCCGTGA
- a CDS encoding CobW family GTP-binding protein, translated as MHRLPGEDPVTAAPTPAAQPAPRLPVSVLTGFLGSGKTTLLQRLLHHPGMARTAVVINEFGEVGLDHLLVAKASENMVLMDSGCLCCTIRGDLVDTLRDLFLKRVRGDIPEFDRVVVETTGLADPAPIIHTLMSDPLLAARFRLDGVISTVDAVHGASQLDRQPESVKQAAVADRIVLTKTDLATPHTTLALCQRLSAINPAAPQIPAAFGEVDPKQLFDAGLYNPDTKSPDVARWLREEAYRDEQAKHHHGHDHDHGHDHHHHDHGHGDACGPDCGHDHHHHDTNRHDDHIRAFCMVVDEPIPWNNFVDFMEALIATGGENLLRIKGLLNVKESPLPVVVHGVQHMFHPPVQLQEWPGEDHRSKIVFITRDIGESVIQPMFDQFVWGAEGAA; from the coding sequence ATGCACCGACTGCCAGGAGAAGACCCCGTGACCGCCGCTCCCACCCCTGCCGCCCAACCGGCGCCCCGCCTGCCCGTCTCGGTGCTGACCGGCTTCCTCGGCAGCGGCAAGACCACGCTGCTGCAACGGCTCCTGCACCACCCCGGCATGGCCCGCACCGCCGTGGTCATCAACGAGTTCGGCGAGGTCGGGCTCGACCATCTGCTGGTCGCCAAGGCGTCGGAGAACATGGTGCTGATGGACAGCGGCTGCCTGTGCTGCACCATCCGCGGCGACCTCGTCGACACGCTGCGCGACCTGTTCCTGAAGCGCGTGCGCGGCGACATCCCGGAGTTCGACCGGGTGGTGGTGGAGACCACCGGCCTCGCCGACCCGGCCCCGATCATCCACACGCTGATGAGCGACCCGCTGCTGGCCGCCCGCTTCCGCCTGGACGGGGTCATCAGCACGGTGGACGCGGTGCACGGCGCCAGCCAGCTTGACCGCCAGCCGGAGAGCGTCAAGCAGGCCGCCGTCGCCGACCGCATCGTGCTGACCAAGACCGATCTGGCCACGCCGCACACGACGCTCGCCCTGTGCCAGCGCCTGTCGGCCATCAACCCGGCGGCGCCGCAGATCCCCGCCGCCTTCGGCGAGGTGGACCCCAAGCAGCTGTTCGACGCCGGCCTCTACAACCCCGACACCAAGAGCCCCGACGTGGCGCGCTGGCTCCGCGAGGAGGCGTACCGCGACGAGCAGGCCAAACATCATCATGGGCACGACCATGATCACGGTCACGACCACCATCACCATGACCACGGGCACGGCGACGCCTGCGGTCCCGACTGCGGTCACGACCACCATCACCACGACACCAACCGGCACGACGACCACATCCGCGCCTTCTGCATGGTGGTGGACGAGCCGATCCCGTGGAACAACTTCGTCGACTTCATGGAGGCCCTGATCGCCACCGGCGGGGAGAACCTGCTGCGCATCAAGGGGCTGCTGAACGTGAAGGAAAGTCCGCTGCCGGTCGTCGTCCACGGCGTGCAGCACATGTTCCACCCGCCGGTCCAGCTTCAGGAATGGCCCGGCGAGGATCACCGCTCCAAGATCGTCTTCATCACCCGCGACATTGGCGAATCGGTGATCCAGCCGATGTTCGACCAGTTCGTCTGGGGGGCGGAAGGGGCGGCCTGA
- a CDS encoding glycosyltransferase has protein sequence MSEAQTPRTLDTGAQERPRETPWETPVVAVVVTHNRLALLKTCLAAIHGQEPRPDRIVVVDNGSSDGTAEWLAEQRVVMPELLVVRQANIGSAGAYHTAFATALELGARWIWSTDDDGIPAPGALAELLRQGERHDLDLVGPTVVAAEDRGDLAFTMQGFTKADAFTAAAQDGIVPGTIALFNGTLLRRRVFERIGNIKREMFIWGDEWEFTLRARRAGLRDGTAVHALHVHPRNRRTQRPLAGGFLGTVEEMPENRAPYFFRNMGYIHATYERKSIARMMVKYTLYYLLHRRADVKGLRGFWTHYRAGLQNRYPQDLQASPTAAAPAVPPQSYPKSV, from the coding sequence ATGTCAGAAGCCCAGACGCCCCGGACGCTGGACACCGGAGCCCAGGAGCGGCCTCGGGAAACGCCCTGGGAGACGCCGGTCGTCGCGGTGGTGGTGACCCACAACCGTCTGGCCCTGCTGAAGACCTGTCTGGCGGCCATCCATGGGCAGGAGCCGCGGCCCGACCGCATCGTCGTGGTGGACAACGGCTCCAGCGACGGCACCGCGGAATGGCTGGCCGAGCAGCGGGTGGTGATGCCGGAGCTTCTGGTGGTCCGGCAGGCCAACATCGGCTCCGCCGGCGCCTACCACACCGCCTTCGCCACGGCGCTGGAGCTGGGCGCCCGCTGGATCTGGAGCACCGACGACGACGGCATTCCGGCGCCCGGCGCGCTCGCCGAGCTGCTGCGCCAGGGCGAGCGGCACGACCTCGACCTCGTCGGGCCGACCGTGGTCGCGGCGGAGGATCGCGGCGATCTGGCCTTCACCATGCAGGGCTTCACCAAAGCCGACGCCTTCACCGCCGCGGCGCAGGACGGCATCGTGCCCGGCACCATCGCGCTGTTCAACGGGACCCTGCTGCGCCGCCGCGTGTTCGAGCGGATCGGCAACATCAAGCGCGAGATGTTCATTTGGGGCGACGAGTGGGAGTTCACGCTGCGCGCCCGCCGGGCCGGGCTGCGCGACGGGACGGCGGTGCACGCTCTGCACGTTCACCCGCGCAACCGCCGCACCCAGCGCCCGCTGGCCGGCGGTTTCCTGGGTACGGTGGAGGAGATGCCGGAAAACCGCGCTCCCTATTTCTTCCGCAACATGGGCTACATCCATGCCACCTACGAGCGCAAGTCCATCGCCCGCATGATGGTCAAATACACGCTCTATTACCTCCTGCACCGGCGCGCCGACGTGAAGGGGCTGCGCGGCTTCTGGACCCATTACCGGGCCGGCTTGCAGAACCGCTATCCGCAGGACCTGCAGGCGTCCCCCACGGCCGCGGCGCCCGCCGTTCCGCCCCAGTCCTATCCGAAAAGCGTCTGA
- a CDS encoding SLC13 family permease: MPAFSLTVPPMTLTVVALFVITYVGMALGRFPGLRIDRTGIALVAAILLLAIGALESGQVTEAIDFPTLFILFGLMVLSAQYAASGFYDWCALRVAQAARSPARLLAVTVAVGGGLSAILANDVVVFAMTPMLCVGLLARRLDPRPYLIGLAGAANAGSAATVIGNPQNILIGQMGHLDFWRFLAVCGVPALVGLVVVYVVVWLAWRGRFGEPEDHTTGEGGAEPVTLDRAQLGKAVVATLVLLGLFTTDLPHEIGVLLVAGAMLISRRLASRGMLGMVDWHLLVLFAALFAINHALKLTGLPAEFVSGLEAAGWLPDRLAVMTPLALAASNSIGNVPAVILLLAAWPSPPEGALYGLAILSTLAGNLLIPGSLANIIVVERAAASGVRLGFVEHARCGIPMTLLSMGFAVLWLWGTGWMRLS, translated from the coding sequence ATGCCCGCTTTTTCCCTGACCGTCCCCCCCATGACGCTGACGGTCGTCGCGCTGTTCGTCATCACGTATGTCGGCATGGCGCTGGGGCGCTTTCCCGGCCTGCGCATCGACCGCACCGGCATTGCGCTGGTCGCGGCGATCCTGCTGCTCGCCATCGGGGCGTTGGAATCGGGGCAAGTGACGGAGGCCATCGACTTCCCGACCCTGTTCATCCTGTTCGGGCTGATGGTGCTGTCCGCCCAGTATGCGGCCAGCGGCTTCTATGATTGGTGCGCCCTGCGCGTGGCGCAGGCGGCGCGCTCCCCGGCGCGGTTGCTGGCGGTGACGGTGGCGGTGGGCGGCGGGCTGTCGGCGATCCTCGCCAACGACGTGGTGGTCTTCGCCATGACGCCGATGCTCTGCGTTGGCCTGCTGGCCCGCCGGCTGGACCCGCGGCCCTACCTGATCGGTCTGGCCGGAGCGGCGAACGCCGGCTCGGCGGCGACGGTGATCGGCAACCCGCAGAACATCCTGATCGGGCAGATGGGCCATCTGGACTTCTGGCGCTTCCTGGCGGTCTGCGGGGTGCCGGCGCTGGTCGGCCTCGTGGTGGTGTACGTCGTGGTGTGGCTCGCCTGGCGGGGCCGCTTCGGCGAACCGGAAGACCATACGACCGGGGAGGGCGGGGCCGAGCCGGTGACGCTCGACCGGGCGCAACTCGGCAAGGCGGTGGTGGCCACCCTCGTGCTTCTCGGCCTGTTCACCACCGACCTGCCGCACGAGATCGGCGTGCTGCTGGTCGCCGGGGCGATGCTGATCAGCCGGCGGCTGGCCTCGCGCGGCATGCTGGGCATGGTGGACTGGCATCTGCTGGTGCTCTTTGCCGCGCTGTTCGCCATCAACCATGCGCTGAAGCTGACCGGCCTGCCTGCCGAGTTCGTGTCGGGGCTGGAGGCCGCCGGCTGGCTGCCCGACCGGCTGGCGGTGATGACCCCGCTCGCGCTCGCGGCCAGCAACAGCATCGGCAACGTGCCGGCGGTGATCCTGCTGCTCGCCGCCTGGCCGTCGCCGCCGGAAGGGGCGCTCTACGGGCTGGCGATCCTGTCCACGCTGGCCGGGAACCTGCTGATCCCCGGCAGCCTCGCCAACATCATCGTGGTGGAGCGGGCGGCGGCCTCCGGCGTCCGGCTCGGCTTTGTGGAGCACGCCCGTTGCGGCATCCCGATGACCCTTTTGTCGATGGGATTCGCCGTTTTGTGGTTGTGGGGCACCGGCTGGATGCGTCTGAGCTGA
- a CDS encoding MBL fold metallo-hydrolase: MGFSVTFWGVRGTVPCPLPSHMGFGGNTSCVEVQAGDQRIVIDAGTGIRMLGKRLLKESATEATLLMSHTHLDHICGFPFFAPAYSKGFHLRIVSGHLKGNPGIEATMARQMERPLFPVPMRTMGSNIVFDEITAGDRFALGEGVQVRTALLNHPDGATGYRIEHLGKSFAYVTDTEHVPGHPDRNILDLIDGADLVLYDSTYTDEEWQNRIGWGHSTWTEGVRLAQAAGVKQLVLFHHDPDHDDAVMTAIEAAAQAVFPDCFAAREGMTVTLA, translated from the coding sequence ATGGGCTTTTCGGTGACCTTCTGGGGGGTTCGGGGCACGGTCCCTTGCCCGCTGCCCTCCCATATGGGCTTCGGCGGCAACACGAGCTGCGTGGAGGTCCAGGCGGGTGACCAGCGCATCGTCATCGACGCCGGCACCGGCATCCGCATGCTCGGCAAGCGCCTGCTGAAGGAGAGCGCCACCGAGGCGACCCTGCTGATGAGCCACACCCATCTGGACCACATCTGCGGCTTTCCCTTCTTCGCCCCGGCCTACAGCAAGGGCTTTCACCTGCGCATCGTCTCCGGTCATCTGAAGGGCAATCCGGGCATCGAAGCGACCATGGCGCGGCAGATGGAGCGTCCTCTGTTCCCGGTGCCGATGCGCACCATGGGAAGCAACATCGTTTTCGACGAGATCACGGCGGGGGACCGTTTCGCGCTGGGCGAGGGGGTTCAGGTCCGCACGGCGCTGTTGAACCATCCGGACGGCGCCACCGGCTACCGCATCGAGCATCTGGGCAAGTCCTTCGCCTACGTGACCGACACGGAGCATGTGCCCGGCCATCCCGACCGCAACATTCTCGACCTGATCGACGGCGCCGACCTCGTGCTCTACGACAGCACCTACACGGACGAGGAGTGGCAGAACCGCATCGGCTGGGGGCACTCGACCTGGACCGAGGGCGTGCGGCTGGCGCAGGCGGCGGGGGTCAAGCAACTGGTGCTGTTCCACCACGACCCCGACCATGACGACGCCGTCATGACCGCCATCGAGGCGGCGGCCCAGGCGGTGTTTCCGGACTGCTTCGCCGCGCGGGAAGGGATGACGGTCACGCTGGCCTGA
- a CDS encoding methyl-accepting chemotaxis protein, with protein sequence MPERIVALSRAVSDLATRKMDEIQAVTNTTKILALNALIEAMRAGEAGRGFAVVAQEVKAISERITGIGGELRAQMAVQTDELNTLGNRLVSQLRGGRLADLALNMIDIMDRNLYERSCDVRWWATDSAMVDCAADPSEANRRHAAQRLGVILGAYTVYLDLWVIDARGVVLANGRPDRYRRAVGGSVASESWFREAMATRSGTEFAVADIGTSDLLERATVATYATAIRAGGEESGPVIGVLGVFFDWQKQSQSVVDSVRLTDEERSRSRCLLVDSRHRVIAASDRRGVLTESFPLRTGGHGHGSYSDEQRRVVGFAVTPGYETYNGLGWFGVIVQDSVGSCE encoded by the coding sequence ATGCCCGAGCGTATCGTGGCGTTGTCGCGCGCCGTGTCCGATCTTGCCACGCGCAAGATGGATGAGATCCAGGCCGTTACGAACACGACCAAGATCCTGGCGCTCAACGCTTTGATCGAGGCGATGCGTGCCGGGGAGGCCGGGCGCGGCTTCGCCGTGGTGGCCCAGGAGGTGAAGGCCATCTCTGAGCGGATCACCGGCATTGGCGGGGAACTGCGCGCCCAGATGGCGGTGCAGACCGACGAGTTGAACACGCTTGGCAACCGTTTGGTTTCGCAGTTGCGCGGCGGACGCCTTGCCGATCTGGCGCTCAACATGATCGACATCATGGATCGCAATTTGTACGAGCGGTCCTGCGATGTACGATGGTGGGCCACCGACAGTGCCATGGTGGATTGCGCCGCCGATCCGTCGGAGGCCAACCGGCGCCACGCGGCGCAGCGGCTGGGCGTCATCCTGGGCGCCTACACGGTCTATCTCGACCTCTGGGTCATCGATGCCAGGGGCGTGGTTCTGGCGAACGGACGGCCCGATCGCTACCGCCGCGCCGTGGGCGGCTCGGTCGCGTCCGAGTCCTGGTTCCGCGAGGCGATGGCGACCCGCAGCGGTACCGAGTTCGCGGTGGCCGACATCGGCACCAGCGATCTTCTGGAGCGCGCGACCGTCGCCACCTACGCCACGGCCATCCGGGCCGGCGGCGAGGAGAGCGGCCCCGTCATCGGCGTGTTGGGGGTTTTCTTCGACTGGCAGAAGCAATCCCAGAGCGTGGTCGACTCCGTTCGCCTGACCGACGAGGAGCGTTCCCGGAGCCGCTGTCTTCTGGTGGACAGCCGCCACCGTGTGATCGCCGCCTCCGACCGCAGGGGTGTCCTGACGGAAAGCTTTCCCTTGCGCACCGGCGGCCACGGTCACGGCAGCTATTCCGACGAGCAGAGGCGCGTGGTGGGTTTCGCCGTGACTCCCGGCTATGAAACCTACAACGGACTTGGTTGGTTCGGTGTGATCGTTCAGGATTCGGTCGGCTCTTGCGAATAG